AAAATATAGCACCTTTATAGTTGGCCCCCTTCTCCACTCTTGTGCACAAATATTGACTTGAAAAGATGTGCAAGTTTGACTTTAAGCCACATTTCAAGTCACTTATCTATACGTAATTTCTAGACTCAAGCCAAACGGCTGTTACGCAACAACTTCGCCTTCTCACCCTGAGCAATAACAACATTTCTCCCCGTAAAATTCCACTACAACCTTTCAATACAAGAACGGAGATGACTTCCTCTTCCGAGTGGAATAGTtactcagagcagcagctggcttCCTTCTCTCTAATGGAACTTGACAACACTTGTGACTTGTAATGCCAACAAACACTCTCCCTCTTCCCAGAAGCCATGAGTAGCTGCATGAGAGATATTTGTCTTGAATCATTCAGCATTGTTAggttgttgtgaattgagcaaCATCAGATTAGCATTGTGCCAAATAGCTTGATATACTATGCttattctgctcctctgtgATGTTTGGTCTGGGATAAACTTGTCGCTTCAAGGCAAGAAGTTTTACAGTCcaaataacaaatataaagaaATGGTAGGCAGTGGTGATGCAGGAAACATGCTACAGCTTGACTGCCAggtaaagacatttttttctttgtggtttgCATGATTTCATCTCCTCAAACTATGCAGATTTTTGATGAGTTGCAAAGACTCTCTGAATgccacagaaataaaaaaaaaaaaagcaggggaCAGACATGATCTTCTCACACCTATCAGAACTGAAACCATACTGtcatttcctttttgtgttttccacTTTAAAACCCACTCTCTCCACTTAATTTAGATGCAGTGTTACCATGTACATCTTACCTTcattaacattttaataaaaaggcCAAATTAAACATTAAGGACTCATTTCCACTTGTCCCATCTTGTGTGTTCATTGGCTCTAATAGTGGTATGTGGAttttgctaatgctaacattcCTGTTTTAGGAGACTGCACTGCAGTTTGGAGAGTGTTTAAGTATGATTGATTTATAATTATATTGTTAATCTCTGAAGACTAGGTAGGCCGCTGTACTACTCGGTGTCTGTAGTGTAAAGCAGGTTATTATTCTCATTCTTTGATTTCCCATAGccaaacacattcacatcaaTCTGTCAAACTGGCAGCAGAGCAGTAAAATATTTAGACAAGCACGACCACAGgcctaaaagcagcacagaggaagctgctgtggaggaggaacagctgcagagagaggacagcatTCATAACATTTGTGATAACAtgtgtttaataaaataatgtgttgCTTAAATGTACAAGTCTGGGGttttttacattacatattattcattttaatgaaatacatgacatgaataataaaataactttGACCTTTTTTAGATTAAGGTCTGACCTCTGACCGTTTATTAAAAAATTATGACTTTAATCTGAGATTAAACGGTATCCTATGACTTTCTAATAATTTTGAGgagaaaatgtacattttgagTTGAAAGTTCCTGCTTATAAAAGTTTAAATTAAGTGACTTTTTTGCCAAATTGTCATTGAAAATCTGTAATTGAAACCAAAactcaaatgtatttttacagtaGGTCTAGTCTTCCTCCATAGTTTGTGTTCTTATGTTGTTTTAGTAACCTGATCATGCTCTGAAGAAAGTTATGTGTGCAATACAACTGGTCAGGAGGTTTTCTTTAAAGTATCAGACTTTACTTAAAATTTCTCAGTCTGAgatgaactcacacacacacacacacacacacttcttaatCTCCAGTCCTAAATGGGAGGTAATGACTTCCAGATCCTCAGTTACTGCTGTTCAGGCGAAACAACATTCATGGGTGTCGCTTCCTCACCAGGCAGCTGTTTCTTATTGTTTTCCGACCTCCTCCTGTTACATAAAAAGGGAAGTCAAGAATGAGACAGCAAAATTATGAAAGAGCACAGAAAAGTTTCACCCAGTGACTTGTTTTAAGCTCAGAACTTTTACCTTCGATACAGCAAGCAGATGATCCCGATTACAGCACAAACGATGACCAGTGACACGGTGGCACTGGCTGCTTCAGCAACTCCtgcaaaaaaggagaaaaaaacacacactgatgaacaAATGCAGCCCATAAAAACCTGCCTGCATTCCTGTTAGGAGAcaatcattttttctttttatctctaAAATTGTGAAAGACATGGATATCAGCAGGTTTTTGGACATGTGTAACAACAGTAATATTTTCTGCATGATCTTTCAGGGTCAGTTGTGTTAAGagtctgttgttggctttaaacttgccaacctggaggaggtaGCAAGGCACAGAATGCTGTCAAAACTGCTGACAATCATGGACACTGCTGCTCTAAGACTGGTACAGGAAATGAGTTATCTGTCCtgagagctgtgctcacaacTTGAACTACCGGTAGTTAAATATAACCATGTATTTATGAATATATGTGTGTTGCTTTATGTACATAagtgtttatttacttttttatgtCACTtttcttgtatatgctgctatAACAACCTAATTTCCCTCTGTAATCTTAACACTTACCTTTAAAAGGGGCAGGAGTTGAGATGACGGAGGAACCAGTAGTGCCTGTTGAGAATGTGGAGCTCTTTGTAGTCTGGACCACAGGGGGTGTCACAGAGCTTTTATCTGTGCAGAATAAGGCTGTGTTAGATTCTCCTGTGGGGAAACGATCCAGAAACAATTCTACATCAGCACGATAAACAGTGAGAACGTCAGTGTTTATCGGAGTCAGTGTGGAAAATCACTCAAAGGATCGGCatctataaataaacaaaaagtgcTGACTTGTGAGGAGTGGAGCACCACAGGGCTCCACTCTAGGTCCTTTACTGTCTACACTATGACATCATCCTCCATGCTCAATACTTCGATTTTTGGGGAAGGATTGACCCTGTACTCCACCCAGGAAGATTTAAATGTTATGAGTTGGTGACTGACTTTTTAAtcacagatgcgtactgaagaATTGTATGTATGTAATCCAAAACTTAAACTTAAAATTAAACTGCAGCAGGCTTCTAGTACAGAATTAAAGGATTGATTGCTCTACTGTTTCAGCTTATTATAGTTCACTCATTTTATCGTTGTGTCCAGAACTATTTTCAGCTTCAAGGTGCCATGTAATGAAATAAACTACAAACTTTCCTTATAGATTTCCTGattaaacattaaatacataataaataaacacaaagaaaacctCATAATAATCCTCAAAAACTCAATTTATGCCCCATttaagacacaaaacacaacaattaaACAGGGAAATAAAATGGATtttacatgttgtgtgtgtctttcctctgAAACCTGACCATACAGAGACATTATGCTACTGATCTAATCACAACGTGTGTGTCAAACAGGACATTGTGGGTTCAGTTCTTTAAGAAAAAGTCCACTGGCATTTCTAATAAacagaggaagtgtgtgagGAAGTCAGATGTTCAGATATATTTTCTCACAGCTGATCTGCACTGGTCATGATCAGGTGTCAGCAACAAGGCTGTGAGTCGGAGATCTTTACCCGAGGGGTTCGGCTCTGTGCTGGCTGTCTCTCCCTCCACTGAAGCCAATGTGCTTAGACTCCTGGTTGTCTGTACAGTGGTGGGAGTTGCAGCTGATAAGAAAAGATATCTACTCAATTAATGAATAAATTGCACAACATCTCCTGcagctaaaacaaaacaatttccccccggggatcaataaagtatttctgattctgattctgattctgattctgattctgaaaactACCTTCACTACATGTTCTAGATTCTGGTGCTGCAGTGTTGCTTCCTATGTCAATAAACctcctatgtgtgtgtggaacagaaaataaatggaaatgctgaaAATACATGCAAGATTTTAGCATAAATCCTGTTTAAATAATATTGAATCTAACATGCTCCTTAGCTGTTAGTTGCTAGTTTTggcatgctgtttgttttacagGAAGGAAGTTACCGTATTCTGAATGTATGATGACAACCACCCTTTTACACACCAAACCTTGTCtgttattaaataaatactgttaatttttttattaGATTTATTATTCTCCTCCTCTCTATCGTCTTTTACCCAGCTGACCATCAGCAGCCTGTTCCTCTGGTGTCAGTCTCTGGGGTTCTCTAAACCTCCCACAAACAATTCTAATTGTAAAAGACAATGATTGAAGTCAGAAATGTAAATTCCAGCTCTAAAAAAGACCCTTTTCAGTGTTTCAGTTTTAACTTCCTCTTTCCTTTAAGAAATATTTTACCTATCCCTGTGTGAATTATGAAGTGCATTAAACATAAAGCAAAAAAAGGTGTTTCAACTTTAAGGTAAATATCTAGACTCTAGAGTTACATTTTGACTTATTAGATCTAGTTCAACTGCTGCTTCTTATCATTTATATGGATACAGCTTACTACTGTAATCATGAGTACTTATCAGTTTAGTATTAGTATTGGTTTTCTTTTAGTCATTTTTTGTCATGCAACTACAGAACTCACTGACTGTGGTGGTAATGATGGAGTTcactgtaaaaacagacaaTCATTATGTACTGTACAAACAAACTGTTTATTTTACATATACAGAACACACTACATGCAGGGACTACTTATTCTAATTTAAAATCATAACTAAGACTCTTCTCTTCATTTATTCACACAGGCACTTACTTGTTACAGTGTTATCTGCTGGATGATTTGTGAGTATCCTTGGATTGACTgaaacaataaatgaaacaaaaataaacaacaaacaataaacaattcATGCTGTTTTACAACTAAACAGCTCACAGCTGATTTCACTGTGTGATGATGATACACTGCTTTATCCTCCAAATGTCCCTGTTTTACTCTTAGTGAAAACATTACTTCAACTGTCACTGAGTAAGGaaagagaaagtaaaaaaatcatGCTGAAGGTTTGGTGTGAGGATTTTTTGAGAAAAATACATATATCACATTTACTTCATTAAAAAAgactaattaattaaattactGATTAATCATAtgatttttctcttttaaaatgttctacCTCTTGCTTCacagtattttctttttaaatagtaaaaaaaGCCACTCACGATTTGTTGTACTAGTTGGTGGTTGTGTTGTGACAATCCTTGGGTCAGCTGAAACACAATGAATGAGAGTGTAAACAGGCAAAGGGCGTATTCTTAAAGCAAACAACCAGACATACGCACAGAGCAGCTATTCAATGGTCAGGACTTTCTGGCACAGTAATCAAACAGGGTACCTAAAAGACAAGGACCACTTTCATTCAATACATCTACATATTCGTATAAGCTCTAAATTTGCTCCAgttatcaatcaatcaatcgaGTTTTATTATAAGATACTGTATATGCACAGGTTGAAAACATCTTAAAATTAATCATGTGCAGTTAgcacggtaagagctctcactctttCGATTATTCACGCATACACTACACAATGTCGCAAGCGACcaggagagagtgggacatctgtgGTATTAAAGGTCTTCGGAGCACGAACATGGAAACATTTTCTTGCATAGCACGATCGACCCGCTGCTTTACAGTCTACCGGTTGCTTCCCGTGTGCTGCAGTCCTGTGGGTCTTGCTGGAGTACTGCGGGTCTTGCACTCTGTGATTTCTGTTTTCTTCACCACACTAAAAAAACTCTTCattcaaaaaaagacaaaagacttACGTATGCATTCAAGCGTGGGGCTTGTCCAATAAGAAGGTTTATCCTCGTCCCGTCTGCATTTTAACAAGTTTGAGGTTCCCACTTTCCTGACGTAACCGTCCAAACATTCGTAACGATAAGGGCTATTAACTTCATAGCAGGTCTCCGGTGGAGGTTTAGTGAGAACCCGCTGAGGAATCTTTGGGCATGGGCAGTGGTTCTGATCTAAAAGAGGAATcagtggagacacacacatagatgaaGAAATTATTTGTTTCTACACATGAATTAGTAAATCTTTTACTAAATCCTGTTTTATAGCCTAATGTCTATTAATCAGTAACCTGCCAGATTGTTTTGATTTGAAGGGAGGCATGACTCTCTATAGTCTGGATTCCCCTGGTCTGTCTAACATTAAAGATTATATAGG
This region of Parambassis ranga chromosome 2, fParRan2.1, whole genome shotgun sequence genomic DNA includes:
- the il15ra gene encoding interleukin-15 receptor subunit alpha isoform X7, coding for MAMGSLRLSVCVMMHLLLGASKPSSGDQNHCPCPKIPQRVLTKPPPETCYEVNSPYRYECLDGYVRKVGTSNLLKCRRDEDKPSYWTSPTLECIPDPRIVTTQPPTSTTNLNPRILTNHPADNTVTMNSIITTTVNKSSVTPPVVQTTKSSTFSTGTTGSSVISTPAPFKGVAEAASATVSLVIVCAVIGIICLLYRRRRSENNKKQLPGEEATPMNVVSPEQQ
- the il15ra gene encoding interleukin-15 receptor subunit alpha isoform X6, yielding MAMGSLRLSVCVMMHLLLGASKPSSGDQNHCPCPKIPQRVLTKPPPETCYEVNSPYRYECLDGYVRKVGTSNLLKCRRDEDKPSYWTSPTLECIPDPRIVTTQPPTSTTNLNPRILTNHPADNTVTRESNTALFCTDKSSVTPPVVQTTKSSTFSTGTTGSSVISTPAPFKGVAEAASATVSLVIVCAVIGIICLLYRRRRSENNKKQLPGEEATPMNVVSPEQQ
- the il15ra gene encoding interleukin-15 receptor subunit alpha isoform X2 translates to MAMGSLRLSVCVMMHLLLGASKPSSGDQNHCPCPKIPQRVLTKPPPETCYEVNSPYRYECLDGYVRKVGTSNLLKCRRDEDKPSYWTSPTLECIPDPRIVTTQPPTSTTNLNPRILTNHPADNTVTTATPTTVQTTRSLSTLASVEGETASTEPNPSGESNTALFCTDKSSVTPPVVQTTKSSTFSTGTTGSSVISTPAPFKGVAEAASATVSLVIVCAVIGIICLLYRRRRSENNKKQLPGEEATPMNVVSPEQQ
- the il15ra gene encoding interleukin-15 receptor subunit alpha isoform X8 — translated: MAMGSLRLSVCVMMHLLLGASKPSSGDQNHCPCPKIPQRVLTKPPPETCYEVNSPYRYECLDGYVRKVGTSNLLKCRRDEDKPSYWTSPTLECIPDPRIVTTQPPTSTTNLNPRILTNHPADNTVTNKSSVTPPVVQTTKSSTFSTGTTGSSVISTPAPFKGVAEAASATVSLVIVCAVIGIICLLYRRRRSENNKKQLPGEEATPMNVVSPEQQ
- the il15ra gene encoding interleukin-15 receptor subunit alpha isoform X3; the protein is MAMGSLRLSVCVMMHLLLGASKPSSGDQNHCPCPKIPQRVLTKPPPETCYEVNSPYRYECLDGYVRKVGTSNLLKCRRDEDKPSYWTSPTLECIPDPRIVTTQPPTSTTNLNPRILTNHPADNTVTMNSIITTTVTATPTTVQTTRSLSTLASVEGETASTEPNPSDKSSVTPPVVQTTKSSTFSTGTTGSSVISTPAPFKGVAEAASATVSLVIVCAVIGIICLLYRRRRSENNKKQLPGEEATPMNVVSPEQQ
- the il15ra gene encoding interleukin-15 receptor subunit alpha isoform X1, whose product is MAMGSLRLSVCVMMHLLLGASKPSSGDQNHCPCPKIPQRVLTKPPPETCYEVNSPYRYECLDGYVRKVGTSNLLKCRRDEDKPSYWTSPTLECIPDPRIVTTQPPTSTTNLNPRILTNHPADNTVTMNSIITTTVTATPTTVQTTRSLSTLASVEGETASTEPNPSGESNTALFCTDKSSVTPPVVQTTKSSTFSTGTTGSSVISTPAPFKGVAEAASATVSLVIVCAVIGIICLLYRRRRSENNKKQLPGEEATPMNVVSPEQQ
- the il15ra gene encoding interleukin-15 receptor subunit alpha isoform X4, which encodes MAMGSLRLSVCVMMHLLLGASKPSSGDQNHCPCPKIPQRVLTKPPPETCYEVNSPYRYECLDGYVRKVGTSNLLKCRRDEDKPSYWTSPTLECIPDPRIVTTQPPTSTTNLNPRILTNHPADNTVTTATPTTVQTTRSLSTLASVEGETASTEPNPSDKSSVTPPVVQTTKSSTFSTGTTGSSVISTPAPFKGVAEAASATVSLVIVCAVIGIICLLYRRRRSENNKKQLPGEEATPMNVVSPEQQ
- the il15ra gene encoding interleukin-15 receptor subunit alpha isoform X5, translated to MAMGSLRLSVCVMMHLLLGASKPSSGDQNHCPCPKIPQRVLTKPPPETCYEVNSPYRYECLDGYVRKVGTSNLLKCRRDEDKPSYWTSPTLECIPDPRIVTTQPPTSTTNLNPRILTNHPADNTVTMNSIITTTVRESNTALFCTDKSSVTPPVVQTTKSSTFSTGTTGSSVISTPAPFKGVAEAASATVSLVIVCAVIGIICLLYRRRRSENNKKQLPGEEATPMNVVSPEQQ